One Fuerstiella marisgermanici DNA window includes the following coding sequences:
- a CDS encoding RNA polymerase sigma factor, translated as MTRRDASTDSVTSLSLLCALKDDVQQHQAWIRFVQRYGPRIEGWCRRWGLQEADARDVMQNVLLQLAKQMGSFEYDHGGRFRSWLKTIAWRAWADYLRSMSRNVAVPGSLQLLTKLDTVEAKDDLLSQLDDEANREILELAIQRVRGRVKETTFEAFRLMTFEDLSGAEAAEQLGIPVGTVFVSKSRVDRMLSEEAALLDQDPVEKSN; from the coding sequence ATGACGAGACGTGACGCTTCAACAGATTCGGTAACCAGCCTGAGCTTGCTTTGCGCCTTGAAGGATGACGTTCAGCAACACCAGGCATGGATCCGCTTTGTTCAAAGATACGGTCCTCGCATTGAAGGGTGGTGCCGACGGTGGGGGCTGCAGGAGGCCGACGCCAGAGACGTTATGCAGAACGTGCTTTTGCAACTGGCCAAACAGATGGGTTCGTTCGAATATGACCACGGAGGCCGGTTTCGTAGCTGGCTGAAAACAATTGCGTGGCGCGCGTGGGCCGACTACCTGCGATCGATGAGCCGAAACGTGGCTGTGCCGGGCAGTCTGCAGTTGCTAACAAAACTTGATACGGTTGAAGCGAAGGACGACCTGCTTTCACAACTCGACGATGAAGCGAATCGCGAGATTCTGGAACTTGCGATTCAACGTGTCCGGGGGCGAGTCAAAGAAACGACGTTCGAAGCATTTCGTCTGATGACGTTCGAAGACCTGAGCGGAGCCGAGGCTGCAGAACAACTGGGAATTCCCGTGGGGACGGTTTTCGTCTCAAAATCGCGAGTTGACAGGATGTTGAGCGAAGAGGCTGCATTGCTGGATCAGGATCCTGTGGAAAAGTCAAATTGA